A portion of the Polaribacter cellanae genome contains these proteins:
- the gltB gene encoding glutamate synthase large subunit, whose protein sequence is MEKQGLYLPEFEHENCGAGFICNLNGDKTNQIIHDALEILVKLEHRGGVSSDGKTGDGAGLLIDIPHKYFKRVCDFSIPEQREYAVGMVFLPKAKNQYNFCKATFENEIKAQGLSILGWREVPVDATQLGPIALASEPNIEQIFVGKNEKELDEATFKAKLYAARKIAEHKIRKSKTSESGYFYVSSLSITTIIYKGIIMPEDIGPYYKDLQEKDLVTRLALVHQRFSTNTMPTWELAQPFRHMCQNGEINTLRGNVSRMRVREEIMKSDVFGPQIEELFPIILPGKSDSASMDMVVELLTHTGRSLPEIMMMMIPEAWEKHKTMSKERKAFYEYNSCIMEPWDGPASVPFTDGDYIGALLDRNGLRPSRYTVTKSGKLIMSSEIGVVDIAPEDIKKHGRLEPGKMFLVDMNKGRIIEDEEIKAKIVLERPYQEWLDKTRLHLKDVPYTGDTCPIETIDIKTRQRLFNYTFEDIQEVITPMAQVGKEALGSMGIDTPLAVLSDRPQLISNYFKQLFAQVTNPPLDGIREEIVTDISLNLGKDRNIFSITERQCRKLNIKNPVISNADLEKIRSIDIESFKATTINILYPKAQGLNGLEDALDTIVIQVEKAIQNKNNIIILSDRGVNQEFAPIPALLACSYVNHQLNRLRKRSFFDIIIESAEPREPHHFATLFGYGASAINPYMVNEIIRAQVKEGFIVGMDEQQAVDNFNKAIGKGILKVMNKIGISTLHSYRGSQIFEIVGFNSQFVEKYFPYTASRIEGIGLYEIEKEIDQRYKQAYPDNQIDKNLGLNIGGDYRWRRNGERHLFNPTTVAKLQQAVRLSDQASYDVYSKAINEQAENLMTIRGLFQFDNLDPIPLDEVEPWTEIVKRFKTGAMSYGSISREAHENLAIAMNRIGGKSNSGEGGEDRKRFQKDINGDSRNSAIKQVASGRFGVTSHYLTNAREIQIKMAQGAKPGEGGQLPGYKVLPWIANARNSTPFVGLISPPPHHDIYSIEDLAQLIYDLKNANREARINVKLVSEVGVGTIAAGVAKAKADVVLIAGYDGGTGASPLTSLKHAGLPWELGLSEAQQTLVMNNLRSRIVVECDGQLKTGRDVAIAALLGAEEFGFATAPLVASGCIMMRKCHLNTCPVGIATQDKELRKNFKGTPEHVINFFYYIAEELRKIMAELGFRTLSEMVGQTHKINANRAIKHYKAKGLDLSSILHRPTGYNHLPVKNTEKQDHNLEDVLDFTILKDSHRALYRKEKMNLSYAIKNTDRTVGAIVSNEISKIYGHLGLPEDTLNINFTGSAGQSFGAFGAHGLTFILDGNTNDYLGKGLSGAKLIIKKPAKANFIAENNIIIGNVCLFGAVEGEAYINGIAGERFAVRNSGAKTVVEGVGDHCCEYMTGGKVIVLGKTGRNFAAGMSGGIAYVYDPENKFINGLCNTETIEFEEISDIDALDLKTTIEKHVLYTDSKKGTSLLADWDASLKNFVKVMPIEYKKALKRIETEEPMFEELTKA, encoded by the coding sequence ATGGAGAAACAAGGCTTATATTTACCAGAATTTGAACACGAAAATTGCGGTGCAGGATTCATCTGTAATTTAAATGGAGACAAGACAAATCAAATTATTCACGACGCTTTAGAAATTTTAGTAAAACTAGAACACAGAGGTGGTGTTAGTTCCGATGGAAAAACAGGAGATGGAGCTGGTTTATTAATTGATATTCCTCATAAATACTTTAAAAGAGTTTGTGATTTCTCAATTCCAGAACAAAGAGAATATGCAGTTGGAATGGTGTTCTTACCAAAAGCAAAAAACCAATATAATTTCTGTAAAGCTACTTTCGAAAACGAAATAAAAGCACAAGGACTTTCTATTTTAGGATGGAGAGAGGTTCCTGTAGATGCTACACAATTGGGACCAATTGCATTGGCTTCCGAACCAAACATCGAGCAAATTTTTGTTGGTAAAAATGAAAAAGAGTTAGATGAAGCTACTTTTAAAGCAAAATTATATGCTGCTCGTAAAATTGCAGAACATAAAATAAGAAAATCGAAAACTTCGGAAAGCGGTTATTTTTACGTTTCAAGTTTATCAATAACAACCATTATATATAAAGGTATTATTATGCCTGAAGATATTGGCCCTTATTATAAAGATCTTCAAGAAAAAGATTTGGTAACGCGTTTGGCGTTAGTTCACCAACGATTTTCAACCAATACAATGCCAACTTGGGAGTTGGCACAACCCTTTAGACACATGTGTCAGAATGGAGAAATTAATACATTACGTGGAAATGTAAGTAGAATGCGTGTGCGTGAAGAAATTATGAAAAGTGATGTTTTTGGTCCACAAATCGAAGAATTATTCCCAATTATTTTACCAGGAAAATCAGATTCTGCTTCTATGGATATGGTGGTAGAATTGTTAACACACACAGGTCGTTCGTTACCAGAAATTATGATGATGATGATTCCTGAAGCGTGGGAAAAACACAAAACAATGTCTAAAGAACGTAAAGCTTTTTACGAATACAACAGTTGTATTATGGAACCTTGGGATGGCCCTGCTTCTGTACCTTTTACAGATGGAGATTATATTGGTGCTTTATTGGATAGAAATGGTTTAAGACCCTCAAGATATACAGTTACAAAAAGCGGAAAGTTAATTATGTCGTCAGAAATTGGTGTGGTAGATATTGCTCCAGAAGACATAAAAAAACACGGTAGATTAGAGCCAGGAAAAATGTTCTTGGTAGACATGAACAAAGGAAGAATTATTGAAGATGAAGAAATAAAAGCAAAAATTGTTTTAGAAAGACCCTATCAAGAATGGTTAGACAAAACGCGTTTGCATTTAAAAGATGTTCCTTATACTGGTGATACTTGTCCAATTGAAACGATAGATATTAAAACACGTCAGCGTTTATTTAATTACACGTTTGAAGATATTCAAGAAGTAATTACGCCAATGGCACAAGTTGGTAAAGAGGCGTTAGGTTCTATGGGAATTGATACTCCTTTGGCAGTTTTGTCAGACAGACCTCAATTAATCTCCAACTACTTTAAACAACTATTTGCACAAGTTACAAACCCACCTTTAGATGGAATTCGTGAAGAAATCGTAACAGATATCAGTTTAAATTTAGGAAAAGATAGAAATATTTTTAGCATTACAGAAAGACAGTGTAGAAAATTAAATATTAAAAACCCTGTTATTTCTAATGCCGATTTAGAAAAAATTAGAAGTATCGATATTGAAAGTTTTAAAGCAACAACAATTAATATTCTATATCCAAAAGCACAAGGATTAAATGGTTTAGAAGACGCTTTAGATACTATTGTTATTCAAGTAGAAAAAGCAATTCAAAATAAGAATAATATTATCATTCTTTCAGACAGAGGTGTAAACCAAGAATTTGCTCCAATTCCTGCTTTATTAGCGTGTTCTTATGTAAATCATCAATTAAATCGTTTAAGAAAACGTTCTTTTTTCGATATCATTATAGAATCTGCAGAGCCACGTGAACCACATCATTTTGCTACTTTATTTGGTTATGGTGCAAGTGCCATCAACCCATATATGGTAAACGAAATTATTAGAGCGCAAGTAAAAGAAGGTTTTATTGTTGGTATGGATGAGCAACAAGCTGTCGATAATTTCAACAAAGCAATCGGAAAAGGAATATTAAAAGTGATGAACAAAATAGGAATCTCGACTTTACATTCGTACAGAGGTTCTCAAATTTTCGAAATTGTTGGTTTTAATTCTCAATTTGTAGAAAAATATTTCCCTTATACAGCTTCAAGAATAGAAGGTATTGGTTTATATGAAATAGAAAAAGAAATAGACCAACGTTACAAACAAGCGTATCCAGACAATCAAATTGATAAAAATTTAGGTTTAAATATTGGTGGAGATTATAGATGGAGAAGAAATGGCGAGCGTCATTTATTCAACCCAACTACAGTTGCAAAATTACAACAAGCAGTTCGTTTAAGCGATCAAGCAAGTTACGATGTGTACTCAAAAGCCATAAACGAACAAGCAGAAAATTTAATGACCATTCGTGGTTTATTTCAGTTTGATAATTTAGACCCAATTCCTTTAGACGAAGTAGAACCTTGGACAGAAATTGTAAAACGTTTTAAAACAGGTGCCATGTCTTATGGATCAATTTCCAGAGAAGCACACGAAAATTTAGCGATTGCCATGAACAGAATTGGCGGAAAATCTAATTCTGGTGAAGGTGGTGAAGATAGAAAACGTTTCCAAAAAGATATTAATGGAGATAGTAGAAATTCTGCGATTAAACAAGTTGCTTCTGGTAGATTTGGAGTTACTTCTCACTATTTAACAAACGCAAGAGAGATTCAAATTAAAATGGCACAAGGTGCAAAACCTGGTGAAGGTGGACAGTTACCTGGCTACAAGGTTTTACCTTGGATTGCAAATGCGAGAAATTCAACGCCATTTGTTGGGTTGATTTCTCCTCCTCCACATCACGATATTTATTCAATTGAAGATTTAGCACAATTAATTTACGATTTAAAAAATGCAAATCGTGAAGCAAGAATTAATGTAAAATTAGTTTCGGAAGTTGGTGTTGGAACCATTGCTGCTGGTGTTGCAAAAGCAAAAGCAGATGTCGTTTTAATAGCTGGTTATGATGGTGGAACAGGAGCTTCTCCTTTAACGTCATTAAAACACGCAGGTTTACCTTGGGAACTTGGTTTGTCTGAAGCACAGCAAACTTTGGTAATGAATAATTTAAGAAGTAGAATTGTTGTAGAATGTGATGGACAACTAAAAACGGGTAGAGATGTTGCAATTGCAGCCTTATTAGGTGCAGAAGAATTCGGTTTTGCAACAGCTCCTTTAGTGGCTTCTGGGTGTATTATGATGCGTAAATGTCATTTAAATACTTGTCCAGTTGGTATCGCAACTCAAGATAAAGAATTGCGTAAAAACTTTAAAGGAACACCAGAACACGTTATTAATTTCTTCTATTATATTGCTGAAGAATTAAGAAAAATAATGGCAGAACTTGGTTTTAGAACATTATCTGAAATGGTGGGTCAGACGCATAAAATCAATGCAAACAGAGCAATTAAGCATTATAAAGCGAAAGGTTTAGATTTATCAAGTATTTTACATAGACCTACTGGCTACAATCATCTCCCTGTAAAAAACACAGAAAAACAAGATCATAATTTAGAAGACGTTTTAGACTTTACTATTTTAAAAGATTCTCACAGAGCTCTATATAGAAAGGAAAAAATGAATCTTTCTTATGCTATAAAAAATACAGATAGAACTGTTGGTGCAATTGTTAGTAACGAAATTTCTAAAATTTATGGTCATTTGGGTTTACCTGAAGATACTTTAAATATCAATTTCACGGGTTCTGCAGGACAAAGTTTTGGAGCATTTGGTGCTCATGGATTGACATTCATTTTAGACGGAAATACAAATGATTATTTAGGAAAAGGTTTATCTGGAGCTAAATTAATCATCAAAAAACCAGCAAAAGCAAATTTTATTGCGGAAAACAATATCATTATCGGTAACGTTTGTTTATTTGGTGCTGTTGAAGGTGAAGCATATATAAATGGAATTGCAGGTGAACGTTTTGCAGTTCGTAATTCTGGAGCCAAAACAGTTGTAGAAGGTGTTGGAGACCATTGTTGTGAATATATGACTGGTGGAAAAGTAATTGTTTTAGGAAAAACAGGAAGAAATTTCGCTGCTGGAATGAGTGGAGGAATAGCGTATGTTTATGATCCTGAAAACAAATTTATAAATGGTCTTTGTAATACTGAAACCATCGAATTTGAAGAGATTTCAGATATAGATGCACTAGATTTAAAGACAACTATAGAAAAACACGTTTTATATACAGATAGTAAAAAAGGTACTTCTTTATTAGCAGATTGGGATGCTAGTTTAAAAAACTTTGTAAAAGTAATGCCAATAGAATACAAAAAAGCATTAAAACGTATAGAAACAGAAGAACCAATGTTCGAAGAATTAACAAAAGCATAA
- a CDS encoding ammonium transporter — MELLTTNNVWIMICTVLVFFMHTGFAFLEIGLTRQKNTINILFKNIFIITVGLLLYAFVGFNLMYPTWGANASGYLGDFVFGLSSPLTTEGTLDLTYNEGYTYWTDFLFQGMFAATAATIVSGAVAERMKIGSFMVFTILYVGFVYPIAGSWKWGGGFLDKMSTPFYDFAGSTLVHSVGGWAALVAVCLLGSRIGKFKNGKIQAIPGHNIPLATAGVLILWLGWFGFNGGSVLSADPALTSLTLVTTCLAAAAGGVIAALVSTFMYKNLDLTMFLNGILGGLVAITAGADVMSPTDAILIGAIAGALIVFGVSLIDKLKLDDPVGAIAVHLVCGIWGTLAVGIFGNLASGAQFLSQLIGVVSYAVFCLATSFIILFTLKKTIGIRVSEKEELEGLDAHEHGMDAYPDFRLNEH, encoded by the coding sequence ATGGAATTACTTACAACAAATAATGTATGGATAATGATCTGTACAGTATTGGTTTTCTTTATGCACACAGGGTTTGCATTTTTAGAAATCGGTTTAACAAGACAGAAAAATACCATTAATATTTTATTTAAAAATATATTTATTATTACAGTTGGTTTATTATTATATGCTTTCGTTGGTTTCAACTTAATGTACCCAACTTGGGGGGCAAATGCTTCTGGTTATTTAGGAGATTTCGTGTTCGGCCTTTCTTCTCCATTAACCACAGAAGGAACTTTAGATTTAACTTATAATGAAGGATATACTTACTGGACAGACTTCTTATTCCAAGGAATGTTTGCTGCAACTGCTGCAACAATTGTTTCTGGTGCTGTAGCTGAAAGAATGAAAATTGGATCTTTTATGGTTTTCACCATATTATATGTAGGATTCGTTTACCCAATTGCAGGTTCTTGGAAATGGGGTGGTGGATTTTTAGATAAAATGTCAACTCCTTTTTACGATTTTGCAGGTTCTACTTTAGTACATTCAGTTGGTGGATGGGCTGCTTTAGTTGCTGTTTGCTTATTAGGTTCGAGAATTGGAAAATTCAAGAACGGAAAAATACAAGCCATCCCTGGCCATAACATTCCACTAGCAACTGCAGGAGTTTTAATTCTTTGGTTAGGTTGGTTTGGTTTTAATGGAGGTTCTGTTTTATCTGCAGATCCAGCATTAACTTCTTTAACCTTAGTAACCACTTGTTTAGCAGCTGCTGCAGGTGGAGTAATAGCTGCATTGGTTTCTACATTTATGTATAAAAACCTAGATTTAACCATGTTTTTAAACGGAATTTTAGGAGGTTTAGTAGCAATTACTGCTGGTGCAGATGTAATGTCGCCAACAGACGCCATTTTAATTGGTGCAATTGCTGGAGCATTAATTGTATTTGGAGTTAGCTTAATTGATAAATTAAAATTAGACGACCCAGTTGGTGCAATTGCTGTTCACCTAGTTTGTGGAATTTGGGGAACATTAGCTGTGGGTATTTTTGGAAATCTTGCAAGTGGTGCCCAATTTTTAAGTCAATTAATTGGAGTTGTATCTTATGCAGTATTCTGTTTAGCAACTTCATTTATTATCTTGTTTACATTAAAGAAAACAATAGGAATACGTGTTAGCGAAAAAGAAGAATTAGAAGGGTTAGATGCTCACGAACATGGTATGGATGCATATCCAGACTTTCGTTTAAACGAACATTAA
- a CDS encoding P-II family nitrogen regulator, translating to MKKIEAIIRKSKFSTVKDALHEVGVNFFSYWDVTGLGNEQEGHVYRGISYSTSDIQRRYISIVVNDNFEKITINTIIEAASTGEVGDGKIFVSDIIDAYRIRTGEKGGETLN from the coding sequence ATGAAAAAAATAGAAGCAATCATTAGAAAATCGAAATTTAGCACAGTAAAAGATGCACTACATGAAGTAGGTGTTAATTTCTTCTCTTACTGGGATGTTACAGGTTTAGGTAACGAACAAGAAGGACATGTTTACAGAGGAATTAGCTATAGCACAAGCGATATCCAAAGAAGGTACATTTCTATTGTTGTGAATGACAATTTCGAAAAAATAACCATTAACACAATTATTGAAGCAGCATCTACAGGCGAAGTTGGAGATGGTAAAATTTTCGTAAGCGACATTATAGATGCTTACAGAATTAGAACTGGAGAAAAAGGAGGAGAAACTTTAAACTAA
- a CDS encoding outer membrane beta-barrel protein gives MKKIFLTLLVATSLATTAQEKKGIFTISGTVDTYYTSNLKDNSLGSIGVLYGGSGVANGFGLGMANTIFSYEKGKAGVVADLAYGPRANAANAYEGAINQLYAYYRASEKITFTLGQFNTFFGYEVISPAGNFNYSVSYLFNAGPFSHTGLKMDYEASEDLSFMLAVTNPHGITAGANPSTNYQLGFQTGYKGQYFNLAYGADGFGFNDVLYLDYSGGFNLTDSFFFGINAAYSNSSDADAGYQGVALYLQNSFSKKFSLGLRPEYYQTTAGKGDASVTAFTLSGNISLTENLNLIPEIRYDSLNDMIISGLSAQNNITGATLATVYSF, from the coding sequence ATGAAAAAAATATTTTTAACTTTATTAGTAGCTACAAGTTTAGCAACAACTGCACAGGAAAAAAAGGGTATATTTACAATAAGTGGTACAGTTGATACTTATTATACAAGTAATCTTAAAGACAATTCTTTGGGAAGTATTGGCGTTTTGTATGGTGGAAGTGGCGTAGCAAACGGATTCGGTTTAGGAATGGCAAACACCATTTTTTCTTATGAAAAAGGAAAAGCTGGAGTTGTAGCAGATTTAGCTTATGGACCAAGAGCAAATGCTGCAAATGCATACGAAGGCGCAATTAATCAATTATATGCATATTACAGAGCATCAGAAAAAATTACTTTTACATTAGGACAGTTTAACACATTTTTTGGGTACGAAGTTATTTCTCCAGCAGGAAACTTTAACTATTCAGTATCCTACTTGTTCAATGCAGGTCCCTTTTCTCATACAGGTTTAAAAATGGATTATGAAGCTTCAGAAGATTTATCCTTTATGTTGGCCGTTACAAATCCTCATGGAATAACTGCTGGTGCGAATCCAAGTACAAACTATCAATTAGGTTTTCAAACTGGTTACAAAGGTCAGTATTTTAATCTTGCTTATGGAGCAGACGGATTCGGGTTTAACGATGTGTTGTATTTAGATTATTCAGGTGGCTTTAATTTAACTGACTCTTTCTTCTTTGGAATAAATGCTGCATATTCTAATTCCAGTGATGCAGATGCTGGTTACCAAGGTGTCGCTTTATATTTGCAGAATTCATTCAGCAAAAAGTTTTCTTTAGGACTAAGACCAGAATACTACCAAACAACAGCTGGAAAAGGAGACGCAAGTGTAACTGCATTTACTTTATCTGGAAACATCTCTTTAACAGAAAACCTAAACCTTATTCCTGAAATTAGATACGACTCTTTAAACGATATGATTATTTCAGGATTATCCGCACAAAACAACATAACTGGTGCAACTTTAGCAACAGTTTATTCATTCTAA
- a CDS encoding tRNA pseudouridine(38-40) synthase TruA codes for MKYPFSYIIKLQFLGFRFSGWQKQTNAKTLHDMVDKTISFVIEKGAYKTIGVGRTDAKVSANSYYLQLFIVEEIEEDAFLNLLNSNFSADFRALSIHKVERSYNIVNAPKIKEYHYYFAFGEKSHPFSAPFMVTLDENLNLENMKEAAKRFQGEHHFHKYCTKPSENTILKRTIDSCEIVENDILTANFFPEKSYILKVRGKGFLRYQIRLIMATLFEVGKENIDLNFVEKSLKEDNDRMFMRNIAPSSGLQLFDIELE; via the coding sequence ATGAAATATCCATTTTCTTACATTATTAAGCTTCAGTTTTTAGGATTTCGATTTTCTGGTTGGCAAAAACAGACAAATGCAAAGACCTTGCATGATATGGTTGATAAAACCATTTCTTTCGTTATAGAAAAAGGAGCTTATAAAACAATTGGAGTAGGTAGAACAGATGCAAAAGTGTCTGCAAACTCGTATTATTTACAGCTTTTTATAGTTGAAGAAATTGAAGAAGATGCGTTTTTAAATTTGTTAAATTCAAATTTTTCTGCGGATTTTAGAGCGCTTTCTATTCATAAAGTAGAAAGGAGTTATAATATTGTTAATGCTCCAAAAATTAAAGAATACCATTATTACTTTGCTTTTGGGGAGAAAAGTCATCCTTTTTCTGCGCCTTTTATGGTTACTTTGGATGAAAATTTAAATCTTGAAAATATGAAGGAAGCTGCAAAACGCTTTCAAGGAGAGCATCATTTTCATAAATATTGTACAAAACCCTCTGAAAACACCATTCTAAAAAGAACCATAGATTCCTGTGAAATTGTAGAAAATGATATTTTAACGGCTAATTTCTTTCCTGAGAAAAGTTATATTCTAAAAGTAAGAGGAAAAGGTTTTTTAAGATATCAGATTCGTTTAATAATGGCGACTTTGTTTGAGGTTGGAAAAGAAAATATAGATTTAAACTTTGTTGAAAAATCGTTAAAAGAAGATAATGACAGAATGTTTATGCGAAATATTGCGCCTTCTTCTGGTTTGCAATTGTTTGATATTGAGTTGGAATAA
- a CDS encoding acyl-CoA dehydrogenase — MDFSLTEEHVMIRDAARDFAQTELLPGVIERDDKQEFPQELVRKMGDLGFLGIMVDPKYGGSGMDAISYVLIMEELSKIDASASVIVSVNNSLVCYGLEACGNEEQKQKYLTKLATGEFVGAFCLSEPEAGSDATSQATTAEDKGDHYVINGTKNWITSGGRADVYLVIAQTDRAKGHRGINAFIVEKGTEGFHIGPKEDKLGIRGSDTHTLQFNDVKVPKENRIGEDGFGFKFAMKTLSGGRIGIAAQALGIASGAYELALKYSKERKAFGTEICNHQAIAFKLADMYTEIEAARMLVMKAAWDKDQGNNYDMSSAMAKLYASKVAMEQTVEAVQIHGGNGFVKEYHVERLMRDAKITQIYEGTSEIQKIVISRGVIKG; from the coding sequence ATGGATTTTAGCTTAACAGAAGAACATGTTATGATTCGCGATGCCGCAAGAGATTTTGCACAAACCGAATTGTTACCAGGAGTTATCGAAAGAGATGATAAACAAGAATTTCCGCAAGAATTGGTCAGAAAAATGGGCGATTTAGGTTTTTTGGGAATTATGGTAGATCCAAAATACGGAGGAAGTGGAATGGACGCCATTTCTTACGTATTAATTATGGAAGAATTATCTAAAATAGATGCTTCTGCCTCTGTAATTGTTTCTGTTAATAATTCTTTAGTCTGTTATGGGTTAGAAGCCTGTGGGAATGAAGAACAAAAACAAAAATACCTAACCAAATTAGCTACAGGAGAATTTGTTGGTGCTTTTTGTTTGAGTGAACCAGAAGCTGGTTCAGATGCAACTTCGCAAGCAACAACTGCAGAAGATAAAGGCGACCATTATGTAATTAACGGAACAAAAAACTGGATTACAAGTGGCGGAAGAGCAGATGTGTATTTGGTAATTGCACAAACAGACAGAGCAAAAGGTCACAGAGGAATCAACGCTTTTATTGTAGAGAAAGGAACAGAAGGTTTTCATATAGGACCAAAAGAAGATAAGTTAGGAATTCGTGGTTCAGACACACACACTTTACAATTTAATGACGTAAAAGTACCTAAAGAAAATAGAATTGGCGAAGATGGTTTTGGGTTCAAATTCGCCATGAAAACACTTTCCGGAGGAAGAATTGGTATTGCAGCACAAGCTTTAGGAATCGCTTCAGGTGCATACGAATTGGCTTTAAAATATTCGAAAGAACGTAAAGCTTTTGGTACAGAAATCTGTAACCACCAAGCAATTGCATTTAAACTGGCAGATATGTACACAGAAATTGAAGCTGCAAGAATGTTGGTAATGAAGGCTGCTTGGGACAAAGACCAAGGTAATAATTACGATATGTCTTCTGCCATGGCAAAATTATATGCATCTAAAGTAGCGATGGAACAAACTGTAGAAGCTGTGCAAATTCATGGAGGAAATGGTTTTGTAAAAGAATATCATGTGGAGCGTTTAATGCGAGATGCAAAAATTACTCAGATTTACGAAGGAACTTCAGAAATTCAGAAAATTGTAATTTCGAGAGGTGTTATCAAAGGATAA
- a CDS encoding anhydro-N-acetylmuramic acid kinase, which translates to MNKKEVFSIGVMSGTSLDGVDLVYVKFEKNNYSDFKILQATTIPYSLEWKQMLQNAIHSSGKELENLNVIYGKYLGVIIHNFMSNYKIKNIDFIASHGHTILHEPEKGITLQIGSGKEIAKITKQKVVCDFRTQDVKLGGQGAPLVPIGDKLLFGKYRFCLNLGGFSNISFDKNEERIAYDICPVNIVLNFYANKIGLDYDASGKVALGGEINQQLLKKLNSLNFYKKEPPKSLGLEWVQQEVFPLINSLEKDIPSILRTFVEHIAIQISKVIVNNNSILVTGGGFFNSFLMKQIEKHSNVKIEENNKEIINYKEALVFAFLGLLKIDNQVNCFKSVTGAEKDHSSGVIFIP; encoded by the coding sequence ATGAATAAAAAAGAGGTTTTTTCAATAGGAGTAATGTCTGGAACGTCTTTAGATGGAGTAGATTTGGTCTATGTAAAGTTTGAAAAGAATAATTACAGCGATTTTAAGATTTTACAAGCGACAACAATTCCGTATTCGTTAGAGTGGAAACAAATGTTGCAAAACGCAATTCACTCTTCAGGAAAAGAATTAGAGAATTTAAATGTTATTTATGGAAAATATTTAGGAGTTATTATTCATAACTTTATGTCTAATTATAAAATTAAAAATATTGATTTTATAGCTTCTCATGGACATACAATTTTACACGAGCCAGAAAAAGGAATTACACTGCAAATAGGCTCAGGTAAAGAAATCGCAAAAATTACAAAACAGAAAGTGGTTTGCGATTTTAGAACGCAAGATGTAAAATTAGGAGGGCAAGGTGCGCCTTTAGTGCCAATTGGAGATAAATTATTGTTTGGTAAATATCGTTTTTGTTTAAATTTAGGTGGCTTTTCTAATATTTCGTTTGATAAGAATGAGGAAAGAATTGCCTACGATATTTGTCCTGTAAATATTGTGTTGAATTTCTATGCGAATAAAATTGGTTTAGATTACGATGCGTCTGGAAAAGTAGCTTTAGGAGGAGAGATAAATCAACAATTATTAAAAAAATTAAATTCTTTAAATTTTTATAAAAAAGAACCACCAAAATCTTTAGGTTTAGAGTGGGTGCAACAAGAGGTGTTTCCGTTAATTAATTCTTTAGAAAAAGACATACCATCTATATTAAGAACTTTTGTAGAGCATATTGCTATTCAAATAAGCAAAGTTATTGTTAATAATAATTCGATTTTAGTAACTGGAGGTGGTTTTTTTAATTCATTTTTAATGAAACAAATTGAAAAGCATTCAAATGTTAAAATTGAAGAAAATAACAAAGAAATTATCAACTATAAAGAAGCCTTAGTTTTTGCTTTTTTAGGTTTGTTAAAGATTGATAATCAGGTTAATTGTTTTAAGTCTGTAACAGGTGCCGAAAAAGATCATTCTTCTGGTGTGATTTTTATACCATAG